The following are encoded together in the Phaseolus vulgaris cultivar G19833 chromosome 9, P. vulgaris v2.0, whole genome shotgun sequence genome:
- the LOC137820285 gene encoding uncharacterized protein At2g24330-like, with the protein MTNDKVVDEGEKKENGGTSPSGSGKKKRRGFLSRIWNRIFRLHGDDFEKRLQYISKEEAQVMSRIAKRSRSWRRISRHLIVFSVIFEVVAVVYAVMTTRSIDMDWKMRAIRVLPMFLVPALASAAYTAFISFTRMCDRRDQKILESLRAERQEKIDELKEKTNYYTTQQLIQRYDPDPAAKAAAATVLASKLGADSGLRVYLEDELNSRAPIGKSNDVELIQSSGLRNRRQVQSRCTSPRAGTPNPGDEQVGLGGSYQTQTSDDNQPVVVEHHQPQSSNTLDSGWIARIAALLVGEDPAQSYALVCGNCYMHNGLARKEDFPFITYYCPHCHALNKPKQLDERISSLTSPNTGTPKTDNSASDALKNIRASAAESIITGSSPGSASSSEIGEVTERASMDEKVD; encoded by the exons ATGACGAATGATAAAGTGGTTGATGAAGGTGAGAAGAAAGAGAACGGTGGTACGAGCCCCTCTGGAAGTGGGAAGAAGAAGCGCAGAGGCTTTTTATCGCGAATTTGGAACAGGATATTTAGGTTACACGGTGATGATTTTGAGAAAAGGCTCCAATACATTTCTAAAGAGGAGGCTCAGGTTATGTCTAGGATAGCCAAGAGATCACGATCCTGGAGGAGAATTTCCCGCCATCTTATCGTGTTTTCTGTCATATTTGAG GTTGTTGCTGTAGTTTATGCTGTTATGACAACAAGATCAATTGATATGGATTGGAAAATGAGGGCAATTCGTGTTTTGCCAATGTTTCTTGTGCCTGCACTGGCATCTGCTGCCTATACAGCATTTATAAGCTTCACAAGAATGT GTGATCGCAGGGACCAGAAAATTCTTGAAAGCCTTCGTGCTGAAAGGCAAGAAAAAATTGATGAGCTCAAAGAAAAGACAAATTATTACACTACACAACAGCTCATTCAG AGATATGATCCAGACCCAGCTGCGAAAGCAGCTGCTGCAACTGTTTTAGCATCTAAGTTGGGTGCAGATTCTGGTTTGAGAGTGTATCTGGAAGATGAACTCAATTCTCGTGCTCCAATAGGGAAGAGCAATGATGTTGAACTTATTCAGTCCTCTGGACTTCGAAATCGGAGGCAAGTTCAATCTAGATGCACTAGTCCAAGGGCAGGCACACCAAATCCTGGTGATGAACAAGTTGGTCTTGGGGGAAGTTATCAAACTCAGACTTCTGACGACAATCAGCCTGTTGTTGTTGAACACCACCAACCTCAAAGTTCAAACACACTAGATAGTGGATGGATTGCAAGAATTGCAGCTTTGCTTGTGGGTGAGGATCCAGCACAGTCTTATGCTCTCGTATGTGGTAACTGCTATATGCATAATG GTCTAGCTCGGAAGGAGGATTTCCCATTTATCACATATTACTGCCCACACTGTCATGCCCTAAACAAACCGAAGCAATTGGATGAGCGTATCTCTAGTCTTACTTCTCCAAACACGGGGACTCCAAAAACAGACAATAGTGCCAGTGATGCATTAAAGAATATTAGGGCTTCTGCAGCCGAGAGTATAATCACAGGCAGTAGTCCTGGAAGTGCTTCTAGCTCTGAGATTGGGGAAGTAACAGAGAGGGCAAGTATGGATGAGAAAGTTGATTGA
- the LOC137822256 gene encoding uncharacterized protein: MSLTRNAISANNGWDVSLTWRRSLFDWKKVQVRQLLEVVHDLCVVLEKVDRWVWKVDMFKEFSINLAYGILRGVLEGDESRIVNLFWRIKVLPSAQVTAWRMLENLILRLIYINTGLRLEMFCAASLWLKKRS; the protein is encoded by the coding sequence ATGTCGTTAACTCGCAATGCGATTTCGGCAAACAATGGTTGGGATGTATCTCTGACGTGGAGAAGAAGCCTATTTGATTGGAAGAAGGTCCAGGTTAGACAACTTCTTGAGGTAGTGCACGACTTGTGTGTTGTCTTGGAGAAAGTTGATAGGTGGGTTTGGAAAGTCGATATGTTTAAAGAGTTCTCAATTAATTTGGCTTATGGGATTCTGAGAGGTGTTCTTGAGGGGGACGAGTCGAGGATAGTTAATTTGTTTTGGAGGATTAAGGTTTTGCCCTCAGCTCAGGTTACTGCTTGGAGGATGCTGGAAAATTTGATACTAAGGTTAATTTACATAAACACGGGATTGCGATTGGAAATGTTTTGTGCTGCTTCTTTGTGGTTAAAGAAGAGGAGTTAA